The genomic window CAAAGAGCGATCGCAAGAGCAGCGTGCGCATTAAAGATCGTGCCCAGCGTAAGAACAGTTGAACGACTTGTTGCAAATCGGGAAGTCGGCGATGATGTTATCTTCGATCGCGGCTTCCAGAAGCGGCCATTGAAACACGGAGGCGTCGCGCGCATGCGCACGCTCAACGCGGCCATCGGCCACACGCAGCCAGAACCAAATGTCCCCGCGGAACGCCTCGATCATCGCACAGCCTTCCCGGGGCTCGCGCACCGCAGGCAAGGCCGTCTGGAGGGGTCCCGCGGGAATTGCGGCAAGCCATCCCCGCAACAGCTTCATGCTCGCTTCGGCCTCGCGAATACGCACCCAGACCCGCGCATCGACATCGCCGCGCTCTAGCACCGGCGCGTCAACGCTCATTCCGGCATAAGGCGGATAGCCGATGTCGCGCCTTGCATCGAAATCGCGGCCCGAGGCGCGCCCGACATAGCCGCCGGCTGCCCAGCGTCTGACAAGCTCCTTGCCGACAATTCCGGTGTTGCAGGTGCGATCCTGCAACGACGGCGTATCGTCATAGAGCTTGACGATCTCGGCGAAGCGCGGCGTCAAATCGTCGAGCACCGCAACAATCTCGGCGGCGTTTTCCGCCGAAATGTCGGCGGCGACGCCGCCCGGCACGATGCAACCCATCATCAGCCGGTGGCCGAAGACGCGGTCGCACACTGCAAGCACGCGCTCGCGGAAAATCCCGCAATGGGCGTGCGCCAGCGCAAAAGCGGCATCGTTGCAGATCGCACCGATATCGCCGAAATGATTCGCGATGCGCTCCAATTCCGCCATCACGCCGCGGAGAACTTGCGCCCGCGCTGGCGCCTCGACGCCGAGCGCCGATTCAACCGCATGCGCGAAGGCAAAGCTGTAGGCAACGGTCGAATCGCCGGAAATACGGGCGGCGATGCGCGCCGCGTGATCGATGTCGCTGCCCGCCATAAGAGCGTCGATACCCTTATGCGTGTAGCCCAACCGCTCTTCCACGCGCGCCACCATCTCGCCGTTCGCGGTGAAACGGAAATGCCCCGGCTCGATGGTGCCCGCATGCACGGGGCCGACAGGGACTTGATGCAAGCCCTGCCCTCTCACCGGCAAGAACGCATAGTCCGCTGGATCGCGTACGGGCGCCGATGGGCGCGTGCCGAGCGGCGCCTGCAATTCCCAGGCTCCGTGGTCGAGCCACGGCCGGCGATCGGGGCAGCCTTTCGCAACGATCCCGTAAAGATCGTGGATCGTCCGCTCCAGCCGGATCGCCGGCGGATGGAATTGACCGATCGACGGAAACGAGCCGTCAGAGATTGCGAGCGACACGACACATGCGTCGGACGCAGGCGCACGTAGGGCAAGATGGACTGCATGCGGCTCGCACCACAGCGCGAGCATGTCGGCGTCCCCCGCCTTCAGGAGATGACCGATCTGCGTCCATGCATTTGAATCGACTTCAAACCGCGGCCAGGGCGCCAGAACGTCAAGCGCTTTCGCTAAGTCCAAAATTTCCGTCAGCGCATCGTCGGCCATCGTCCTCACCCAAGTTGCGCTGCGACAGCGCGGAACCAGCGGACGACCGGTTCCGGCAGCCAGAGGCCAGCGACCAGGACCAAGGCCAGGTGGATAAAGAGCGGCAGATAGGACGCCTTCACGCCTCCGGTCGGACCACTCGGCTCGCCGAACAGGACGTCCTGCATCCGCAATACAAGCGCGCCGAAGGCGACCAAGAGTCCGAACACCAGTGCAAGCGCCAGCAGCGGCTGGCGCGCGAAGGTCGTGGAAACCAGCATGAATTCGCTCAAGAACATGCCGAATGGCGGCATCCCCGCGATGGCGATGACCCCCACTGCCAACCCCACGGCCAGTACCGGATGCGTCACCGAAAGGCCGCGGATGAGAGCGATGCGCTGAGTGCCCTTCACCTGCGCGATATGTCCGACCGCGAAAAAGATCGCCGACTTGATCAGGGAATGCATGGTCATGTGCAGCAGGCCGGCGAAATTCGCCAGTGGCCCGCCCATGCCGAAGGCAAAAGTCATGATGCCCATATGCTCGATCGACGAGTAGGCGAAGAGTCGTTTGATGTCGCGGCGGCGATAGAGCATGAAGGCGGCAAAGATCAGGCTGATCAAGCCAAGGCAGATCATGATCAGGCCGACATCGAGCGTCTCGCTATTCGCCGCGAGCACCATCTTGAATCGCAAAAGCGCGTAAAGCGCCACGTTGAGCAGCAAACCCGAGAGCACGGCAGAAATCGGCGTTGGCCCTTCGGCATGGGCATCCGGCAGCCAGGCGTGAAACGGCGCGATCCCCACCTTGGTGCCATAACCGACGAGCAGGAACACGAAGGCGAGCGACAACAGCTTGGCATCAAAGCCGGCGCCATTCTTGAGAAGCGTATCCCAGGCCATGGCCGGGAGCCCCTCGCCAACCACGGGCTGCGCCACGAGATAGATCAAGATGGTGCCAAAAAAAGCCAGCGCGATGCCCACTGATCCGAGAATGAAATACTTCCAGGCCGCCTCGACCGCTTCCGGCGTGCGATAGATGCCGACCATCATCACAGTGGACAGCGTCGCCACCTCTACCCCGACCCACAATAGTCCCACATTGTTGACGACAAGCGCCAGATTCATCGCAGCCATCATCGCCTGATAGAGCGCGTGGTAAAATCGCAAGAAAACCGGTGTGAGCTTTCCGATCTCCAACTCGTGGCTGATATAGGTCGCACTGAAGATGCTGGTGGTGAAACCAATGAACGTGGT from Pseudorhodoplanes sp. includes these protein-coding regions:
- a CDS encoding hydrogenase 4 subunit F, with the protein product MHPVEIILWLPAVAMVLLVFIGNYRIGAAINVVASGATFAAGVALLFVDRVRTDIFIIDDFNIYLVILTTFIGFTTSIFSATYISHELEIGKLTPVFLRFYHALYQAMMAAMNLALVVNNVGLLWVGVEVATLSTVMMVGIYRTPEAVEAAWKYFILGSVGIALAFFGTILIYLVAQPVVGEGLPAMAWDTLLKNGAGFDAKLLSLAFVFLLVGYGTKVGIAPFHAWLPDAHAEGPTPISAVLSGLLLNVALYALLRFKMVLAANSETLDVGLIMICLGLISLIFAAFMLYRRRDIKRLFAYSSIEHMGIMTFAFGMGGPLANFAGLLHMTMHSLIKSAIFFAVGHIAQVKGTQRIALIRGLSVTHPVLAVGLAVGVIAIAGMPPFGMFLSEFMLVSTTFARQPLLALALVFGLLVAFGALVLRMQDVLFGEPSGPTGGVKASYLPLFIHLALVLVAGLWLPEPVVRWFRAVAAQLG
- a CDS encoding NADH-quinone oxidoreductase subunit C — protein: MADDALTEILDLAKALDVLAPWPRFEVDSNAWTQIGHLLKAGDADMLALWCEPHAVHLALRAPASDACVVSLAISDGSFPSIGQFHPPAIRLERTIHDLYGIVAKGCPDRRPWLDHGAWELQAPLGTRPSAPVRDPADYAFLPVRGQGLHQVPVGPVHAGTIEPGHFRFTANGEMVARVEERLGYTHKGIDALMAGSDIDHAARIAARISGDSTVAYSFAFAHAVESALGVEAPARAQVLRGVMAELERIANHFGDIGAICNDAAFALAHAHCGIFRERVLAVCDRVFGHRLMMGCIVPGGVAADISAENAAEIVAVLDDLTPRFAEIVKLYDDTPSLQDRTCNTGIVGKELVRRWAAGGYVGRASGRDFDARRDIGYPPYAGMSVDAPVLERGDVDARVWVRIREAEASMKLLRGWLAAIPAGPLQTALPAVREPREGCAMIEAFRGDIWFWLRVADGRVERAHARDASVFQWPLLEAAIEDNIIADFPICNKSFNCSYAGHDL